Proteins encoded within one genomic window of Companilactobacillus sp.:
- a CDS encoding replication-associated recombination protein A, translated as MKQGSIFDDQAQQNSPLANRVRPTDFDGFTGQKHLIGKGKILRDLIDQDKLSSMIFWGPPGVGKTTLAQIIAHKTKSQFITFSAVTSGIKEIREIMQEAENNREMGERTVVFIDEIHRFNKAQQDAFLPFVERGSIILIGATTENPSFEINSALLSRCKVFVLKQLTVDDIVELLHNALKNPEAFPDYKVEISDNDIKTIAEFANGDARTALNTLEMAVLNGNRKIDKVEVEEGTLGQLINTKSLRYDKKGDEHYNIISALHKSMRNSDVDAAIYWLTRMLEGGEDPLYIARRLVRFASEDIGLADTRALSLAVDVFQACQFIGMPECNVHLTECVIYLSLAPKSNAVYAATGKAKSDVKKTGNEPVPLQIRNAPTKLMEELDYGKNYQYAHNTEDKLTSMKTMPPDLEGHEYYFPTTQGNEERFKQRLEYIKQWHQNQNQK; from the coding sequence ATGAAACAAGGATCGATTTTTGATGATCAAGCTCAACAAAATTCACCCTTAGCTAATCGAGTTCGTCCAACTGATTTTGACGGATTTACCGGACAAAAGCATTTGATTGGCAAAGGAAAAATCTTGCGTGATCTGATTGACCAAGACAAGCTATCATCAATGATTTTTTGGGGACCTCCTGGTGTTGGCAAGACTACATTGGCACAGATTATTGCCCATAAGACCAAGTCACAATTCATTACTTTCAGTGCGGTAACTAGTGGTATTAAAGAGATTCGTGAGATCATGCAGGAAGCAGAAAATAATCGTGAGATGGGTGAAAGAACAGTCGTCTTCATTGATGAAATTCATCGTTTCAATAAAGCTCAACAAGATGCATTTTTACCATTCGTTGAACGTGGCAGCATCATTTTGATTGGCGCAACAACTGAGAATCCATCTTTTGAGATCAATTCCGCCTTGCTGTCCCGATGCAAAGTTTTTGTGCTTAAACAATTGACGGTTGATGATATCGTCGAACTTTTGCATAATGCTCTGAAAAATCCGGAGGCGTTTCCCGATTATAAAGTAGAAATCAGTGACAACGATATTAAAACGATTGCTGAATTTGCTAATGGGGATGCTAGAACGGCGCTAAATACGCTGGAAATGGCAGTTTTGAATGGTAATCGTAAGATCGACAAGGTCGAAGTTGAAGAGGGTACTTTAGGCCAACTGATCAATACCAAATCACTTCGCTACGATAAAAAAGGCGACGAGCACTACAACATTATTTCTGCGCTTCACAAGTCGATGCGAAACAGTGATGTCGACGCAGCTATTTATTGGTTAACGCGAATGCTTGAGGGTGGAGAAGATCCACTCTACATCGCAAGACGATTAGTCAGGTTTGCAAGTGAAGATATTGGATTGGCTGACACTAGGGCACTGTCGTTAGCAGTCGATGTTTTTCAAGCTTGTCAGTTCATTGGTATGCCTGAGTGCAATGTTCATTTGACAGAGTGCGTGATCTACTTGTCTTTAGCACCGAAATCAAACGCAGTTTATGCGGCCACTGGCAAAGCTAAGTCGGATGTTAAAAAAACTGGCAATGAACCGGTACCCTTACAGATCCGCAATGCTCCAACGAAGTTAATGGAAGAATTAGACTATGGAAAAAATTATCAATACGCGCATAATACAGAGGACAAGTTGACTTCAATGAAGACAATGCCACCTGATCTTGAGGGGCACGAATATTATTTTCCAACAACACAGGGGAATGAAGAACGCTTTAAGCAACGTCTAGAATACATTAAGCAATGGCATCAAAATCAGAACCAAAAATAG
- a CDS encoding copper-translocating P-type ATPase translates to MSITKRFWISLLFSLPMLANMILMPFGWMMPGGNWTQLALTTVIMWISARPFWQSAWASFTKHHSNMDTLVAIGTVTAYLYSIYAMATHQAVFFESAAFVTTFVLLGQVFEERMRNNASNAVEKLVDLQAKDAEVMRDGKLVKIPLSEVVVGDIIRVKPGQKVAVDGVITEGTSTIDESMVTGESMPVEKKAGDKVIGSTINSNGTFMFKAEKVGNDTMLSQIVDLVKKAQNSHAPIQNLTDKVSDIFVPVVLIIAILTFMIWYVFLDASVANSLIFAVSVVVIACPCALGLATPTALMVGTGRSAKMGILIKNGEVLEAVNEIKTVVFDKTGTITVGKPEVTDIVGNEQEVLSVATGLEQSSEHPLASAIVKKSESMNIKTPQVADFKAIEGKGVEALINGKKSFVGNDKLLDDVEIGKELEQQVVELQEQAKTVVFVGVENQVVGLIAIQDAPKETSKEAIADLKARGLKTVMLTGDNQRVAEAIAKQVGIDEVIADVLPSEKADHVKSIQESGKVAFVGDGINDAPALTVADVGIAMGSGTDIAIESGGIVLVKNDLRDVDKALALSKKTFNRIKLNLFWAFIYNVLGIPVAAGIFFGIGLTLSPELAGLAMAFSSLSVVTSSMLLNKARITSKAKAA, encoded by the coding sequence ATGTCGATAACAAAACGTTTCTGGATCTCATTACTTTTTTCATTACCAATGTTGGCTAACATGATCCTGATGCCATTTGGTTGGATGATGCCAGGTGGAAACTGGACGCAACTAGCTTTAACAACCGTTATTATGTGGATCTCAGCACGTCCATTTTGGCAGAGTGCTTGGGCTTCATTTACTAAGCACCATTCAAATATGGATACATTAGTCGCAATTGGTACGGTAACTGCTTATCTGTACAGTATCTACGCAATGGCAACGCACCAAGCTGTCTTTTTTGAAAGTGCAGCTTTTGTAACGACATTTGTCTTGTTAGGACAAGTATTTGAAGAGAGAATGAGAAATAATGCTTCAAATGCAGTTGAAAAATTAGTCGACTTGCAAGCTAAAGACGCTGAAGTTATGCGTGATGGAAAACTAGTTAAGATTCCACTTTCAGAAGTAGTCGTTGGCGATATTATCAGGGTAAAGCCTGGTCAAAAAGTCGCTGTCGATGGTGTGATCACAGAAGGTACATCTACTATTGATGAATCAATGGTCACAGGTGAAAGTATGCCTGTTGAAAAGAAGGCTGGCGACAAAGTCATCGGATCAACTATCAATAGCAATGGTACCTTCATGTTTAAGGCTGAAAAAGTCGGCAACGATACGATGCTTTCACAAATCGTTGACCTAGTTAAAAAGGCTCAAAACAGTCATGCTCCAATTCAAAATTTGACTGATAAAGTTTCAGATATTTTTGTACCAGTAGTTTTGATCATCGCAATTTTAACGTTCATGATTTGGTACGTGTTCTTGGATGCATCAGTCGCTAACTCACTGATTTTTGCAGTGTCAGTTGTTGTGATTGCCTGTCCTTGTGCACTGGGTTTGGCTACTCCGACAGCGTTGATGGTCGGAACTGGTCGTTCAGCTAAAATGGGAATCCTCATCAAAAATGGTGAAGTTCTTGAAGCAGTTAACGAAATTAAGACGGTTGTTTTTGATAAAACAGGAACGATCACAGTTGGTAAACCAGAAGTAACTGACATTGTCGGTAATGAGCAAGAAGTTTTATCCGTTGCCACAGGTTTGGAACAATCTTCAGAGCATCCATTGGCATCTGCCATTGTTAAAAAATCTGAATCAATGAACATTAAAACTCCGCAAGTTGCTGACTTTAAGGCTATCGAGGGTAAAGGTGTCGAAGCTCTTATCAATGGTAAAAAATCATTTGTCGGTAACGATAAATTGTTAGATGATGTCGAAATTGGCAAAGAATTAGAACAACAAGTAGTCGAACTACAAGAACAAGCTAAAACAGTCGTCTTTGTTGGCGTTGAAAACCAAGTAGTCGGTTTGATCGCTATTCAAGATGCACCAAAAGAAACCTCTAAAGAAGCAATCGCTGACTTGAAAGCTCGTGGATTAAAGACAGTCATGTTGACTGGTGATAACCAACGAGTCGCTGAAGCAATTGCTAAACAAGTTGGAATTGACGAAGTTATCGCCGATGTCCTTCCTAGCGAAAAAGCTGACCACGTTAAATCGATTCAAGAATCAGGCAAGGTCGCCTTTGTTGGTGACGGAATCAATGATGCACCTGCATTGACAGTTGCTGACGTCGGAATTGCCATGGGCTCAGGAACTGATATCGCTATCGAATCCGGTGGTATCGTACTAGTCAAAAATGATTTGCGGGATGTTGATAAAGCTTTGGCATTAAGCAAAAAAACCTTCAATCGGATCAAACTCAATTTATTCTGGGCCTTCATCTACAACGTGTTAGGAATCCCAGTTGCAGCCGGAATTTTCTTTGGAATCGGCTTAACATTGAGTCCGGAATTAGCCGGACTAGCAATGGCCTTTAGTTCATTGTCAGTTGTAACTAGTTCAATGCTGTTGAACAAAGCCAGAATTACATCAAAGGCAAAAGCAGCTTAA
- a CDS encoding winged helix-turn-helix domain-containing protein gives MTEETKSLAQIIFEFTGSKANTSDIVSKTNLSKSTVSDALKRPIGRTSFEVATKILFANSVSVDKVVSHITDEKIDPSKVELNFVNQTNTPELSIMGIKFSNKENYWKARDGIMNNIYEGMYPTKEDVENSYRILEEHVPVENVVDDIIKKHQSKK, from the coding sequence ATGACTGAAGAAACCAAATCATTAGCACAAATTATTTTTGAGTTTACAGGGTCAAAAGCTAATACAAGCGATATTGTTTCCAAAACAAATCTCTCGAAAAGTACTGTTTCTGATGCACTCAAACGACCAATTGGTAGAACGTCGTTCGAGGTTGCGACTAAAATACTTTTTGCAAATTCAGTATCGGTTGATAAAGTTGTTAGTCATATTACAGATGAAAAAATAGATCCATCGAAAGTGGAACTAAATTTTGTTAATCAAACGAATACTCCTGAATTAAGTATTATGGGAATAAAATTTTCTAATAAAGAAAATTATTGGAAAGCAAGAGATGGAATCATGAACAATATCTATGAAGGCATGTATCCTACAAAAGAAGATGTTGAGAACTCATACCGGATTCTTGAAGAACATGTTCCGGTCGAGAACGTCGTTGATGACATCATTAAAAAACATCAATCGAAGAAATGA
- a CDS encoding helix-turn-helix transcriptional regulator encodes MKNTIREKRKEVKLSQDELAKMAGVTRQTINAIENDKYDPSLKLAFQLAAILHIRVDELFKFGDERDDQY; translated from the coding sequence ATGAAAAATACGATCAGAGAAAAACGAAAAGAAGTTAAGCTGTCTCAAGATGAATTAGCTAAGATGGCTGGGGTAACACGGCAAACGATCAATGCCATCGAAAATGATAAGTATGACCCGTCATTGAAGCTAGCCTTCCAGTTGGCAGCAATTTTGCACATTCGAGTGGATGAATTATTCAAGTTTGGGGATGAACGAGATGACCAGTACTAA
- a CDS encoding alpha/beta hydrolase — translation MKKMRTLKKRSYTSLAVLFLAGTFVTPAGNVLAATADSSATSTSSEDKTEYAIDQVKQNGKVTLSGNDSFDLKAFAKAVDPDNQETSTQDAAKDSTTTSASTNAATDSTADKDTESTTTTDTKTDSTETKPETDDSTNSEGLVTTEPTTDSNSETDTTADSKDTDSTKDTTTDETTTDTTATDDTTTEVPVPDVINKPNVTASDADTLTMDDINNVSPKTYKTFLGKIAGFIDDKVTDVTSGIAAALGYPLLFSRFGTQALSDFRTLLNPNRYDVSNTWTDLDQQYDPANSEVYYTAAQNWWNTEAVKQDVSVPEYNNANKSIRATYVAHPDSKKTVIIGQGWTERPDWIGVVSKVWYDMGYNVLMPSQRGQFASDGNLLSFGYYDKTDWKSLVNKVNEMNGDDGEIIFYGQSLGANTALEAASEEGLAPNVKAVVADAGYSTLPALGASLYNKALASVNSPLSKLIIPIHFDKIPFLPYEKIMKSVNKINKFLQGFGLDDVSGIVSAAKTTLPAYFITTEDDAFIPDTQSVAMYDANNSAIKKLWVLDGNVGGHASANNAVTEYQTNIQAFIDEVNKANNLKVNVEVTNADATSTAKVA, via the coding sequence ATGAAAAAGATGAGGACTTTGAAAAAACGGTCTTACACTAGTTTGGCCGTTTTGTTCTTAGCAGGTACTTTTGTTACACCTGCTGGTAATGTTCTTGCTGCTACAGCTGACAGTTCAGCTACTTCCACGAGCAGCGAAGACAAGACCGAATATGCAATTGATCAAGTTAAGCAAAATGGTAAGGTGACTCTTTCTGGTAATGACAGTTTCGACTTGAAAGCTTTTGCCAAAGCAGTTGATCCTGACAATCAAGAAACTAGTACTCAGGACGCTGCAAAAGATTCAACGACAACCAGTGCATCAACCAATGCAGCTACTGATTCAACAGCTGATAAAGATACTGAGTCGACAACTACCACCGATACAAAAACTGACTCAACTGAGACTAAACCAGAGACTGATGATTCGACAAATTCAGAAGGTTTAGTCACTACCGAACCTACAACAGATAGTAATTCAGAAACGGATACTACTGCTGATAGTAAAGATACTGATTCAACAAAAGATACAACAACAGACGAAACGACAACCGATACAACCGCAACTGATGACACAACTACTGAGGTTCCGGTGCCAGATGTTATCAATAAGCCAAACGTTACAGCTAGTGACGCTGACACGTTGACAATGGATGATATCAACAATGTTTCACCTAAAACGTATAAAACTTTTTTGGGAAAAATCGCTGGTTTTATCGATGATAAGGTAACCGACGTTACTTCTGGAATTGCGGCAGCCTTGGGTTATCCATTGCTATTCAGCCGTTTTGGAACACAAGCTTTATCTGATTTCAGAACTCTTTTGAACCCAAATCGTTACGACGTTTCCAACACTTGGACGGACTTGGATCAACAATACGATCCAGCCAACAGTGAAGTTTATTACACTGCTGCTCAAAACTGGTGGAATACCGAAGCTGTTAAACAAGACGTTTCAGTTCCAGAATATAACAATGCTAACAAGTCGATTCGTGCTACTTATGTAGCTCATCCAGACTCTAAAAAAACAGTTATCATCGGCCAAGGTTGGACAGAACGTCCTGACTGGATCGGGGTCGTTTCTAAAGTCTGGTACGACATGGGATACAATGTTTTGATGCCTAGTCAACGTGGTCAATTCGCTAGTGATGGCAACTTGCTTTCATTTGGTTATTACGACAAGACTGACTGGAAGAGTTTGGTCAACAAGGTTAACGAAATGAACGGCGATGACGGTGAAATCATTTTTTACGGCCAATCACTAGGTGCTAACACTGCACTTGAAGCCGCTTCAGAAGAAGGACTTGCACCAAACGTTAAAGCAGTTGTTGCTGATGCAGGATACTCAACACTTCCTGCTTTAGGCGCATCGCTTTACAACAAAGCTTTGGCATCAGTTAACTCACCATTGAGTAAATTGATCATTCCAATTCATTTTGATAAGATTCCATTCTTGCCATATGAAAAAATTATGAAGAGTGTTAATAAGATCAACAAGTTCTTGCAAGGATTTGGTTTAGATGACGTATCTGGTATCGTATCAGCTGCTAAGACTACTTTGCCAGCTTACTTCATCACAACTGAAGATGATGCCTTCATTCCTGACACACAAAGTGTGGCTATGTATGATGCAAATAATTCAGCCATCAAGAAACTTTGGGTCCTTGATGGAAATGTTGGTGGACATGCCTCAGCTAACAACGCTGTGACTGAATATCAAACAAATATTCAAGCTTTCATTGACGAAGTTAATAAAGCAAATAATCTAAAAGTAAATGTTGAAGTAACAAATGCAGATGCTACAAGTACTGCTAAGGTTGCTTAA
- a CDS encoding alpha/beta fold hydrolase → MREKYVKTSKLQMSYEISGPEDGQPVILLHGWPDCVRTWDEVLPHLHNSGYQTFVPSLRGFGHTTFLDDNARRTGGPLAFATDIKEFIEALDLTSVRIIGQDWGAFTAMTLASLYGTDLVKSEVVLSEGWQMFSRMSLKQIKEYWYQWYMTTDQGAEYVRKRQSEFALFMWKEWSPRFTMTAQKAQTLTSFFQNEDWAEVTLDTYRQRWGVNPFDEEYSEMDRQLKKSAQILVPTLNIIGKEDSCTDYKSATQISEYFEGPFDQQFWDEAGHFIQREKPRDISYAAADWFDKY, encoded by the coding sequence ATGAGAGAAAAATACGTCAAAACTAGCAAGCTTCAAATGTCATACGAAATATCAGGTCCAGAAGACGGACAACCAGTTATTTTATTGCATGGTTGGCCTGACTGCGTGAGAACTTGGGATGAAGTGCTGCCACATTTGCATAATAGTGGCTACCAAACTTTTGTGCCATCACTTCGAGGCTTTGGTCACACTACTTTTTTGGATGACAATGCTCGTCGAACTGGAGGTCCATTGGCGTTTGCGACTGATATCAAGGAATTTATCGAAGCCTTAGACTTAACGTCAGTCCGGATCATTGGCCAAGATTGGGGAGCCTTTACCGCGATGACTTTAGCTAGTCTCTACGGTACCGACTTAGTAAAATCGGAAGTTGTCTTGTCCGAAGGGTGGCAAATGTTCAGCCGGATGTCGTTGAAACAAATTAAGGAATACTGGTATCAATGGTATATGACGACTGATCAAGGTGCAGAATACGTTCGCAAACGTCAAAGCGAATTCGCACTCTTCATGTGGAAGGAATGGAGCCCAAGATTTACTATGACTGCACAGAAAGCCCAAACGTTGACTAGTTTTTTCCAAAATGAGGACTGGGCGGAAGTAACTTTGGATACTTACCGTCAACGTTGGGGCGTTAATCCATTTGATGAGGAATATTCTGAGATGGACCGACAATTGAAAAAGTCGGCTCAGATCTTGGTTCCGACTTTGAACATTATTGGAAAAGAGGATAGCTGTACGGATTATAAATCAGCTACCCAGATCTCAGAGTACTTTGAAGGACCTTTCGACCAACAATTTTGGGACGAAGCAGGACACTTTATTCAACGAGAAAAACCACGCGACATTTCTTATGCCGCAGCAGACTGGTTTGATAAATATTAG
- a CDS encoding TIGR00730 family Rossman fold protein — protein sequence MKDIAVYCGASEGKDEIYREAAIELAHWLVQNDLNLVYGGGGVGLMGILAKTVLDDGGKVYGIMPQELVDRGAAYEGLTELKVVEDMSERKRLMLEMSDASIALPGGPGTLEEIIEAFSWSRLGDNENPCVLYNVQGYYDYLKSMFNYMTDKGFLTKKDRSKLFFSDSLENIYTFMNSYIPPKIRQYAK from the coding sequence ATGAAGGATATTGCGGTCTATTGTGGTGCCTCAGAAGGTAAGGACGAAATTTATCGCGAGGCGGCTATCGAATTAGCTCACTGGTTAGTGCAAAATGATTTGAATTTAGTATACGGTGGCGGTGGTGTCGGATTGATGGGCATCTTAGCTAAAACCGTTTTGGACGATGGCGGCAAAGTTTACGGGATCATGCCACAGGAATTAGTCGATCGTGGTGCGGCATACGAAGGATTGACTGAACTTAAAGTTGTTGAAGATATGTCCGAAAGAAAACGTCTGATGCTTGAAATGTCAGATGCCAGTATCGCTTTGCCAGGTGGACCAGGAACGCTGGAAGAGATCATCGAAGCATTCTCTTGGTCACGCTTAGGCGACAACGAAAATCCCTGCGTGCTCTACAATGTTCAAGGCTATTACGATTACTTGAAGAGCATGTTCAATTACATGACAGATAAAGGCTTTTTGACTAAGAAAGACCGTTCCAAACTATTTTTCTCAGATTCATTGGAAAATATCTACACATTCATGAACAGTTATATACCTCCAAAGATTCGCCAATATGCTAAATAA
- the hemH gene encoding ferrochelatase gives MQGLLLVNLGSPASPETKDVKSYLKEFLSDQNVVEMPKIIWQPILNGIILPLRSWRSATFYKHSWTQSGSPLIAYTQIITDQVQELLPDWKVEMAMTYGQPDIVETLHAMKKSGCDNIILLPLFPQFTKSSTQSIIDQAESANVDLTIVKNFYHEKVYQQILADKIQQAWDADTYDELFFSYHSIPTAMVKHGDPYQTECEETTEAVSKLLNIPDDQIKTVYQSKFGPMPWLKPYLRNALMQAAQLGKRNILIVTPSFVADCLETLEEDYVQNYQVFKSSGGDKFQLVPPMNGDARFSQFIADLATRNEAQHD, from the coding sequence GTGCAGGGATTATTGCTAGTCAACTTAGGATCACCAGCATCTCCAGAAACAAAAGATGTTAAAAGCTACTTGAAAGAATTTTTAAGCGATCAAAATGTCGTCGAAATGCCCAAAATTATTTGGCAACCAATCTTAAACGGCATCATCTTACCACTAAGATCATGGCGCTCAGCGACATTCTACAAACATTCGTGGACCCAAAGTGGTTCGCCATTGATTGCTTACACCCAAATAATTACCGACCAAGTACAGGAATTATTACCCGATTGGAAGGTAGAAATGGCTATGACTTACGGCCAACCTGACATTGTCGAAACGTTGCACGCAATGAAAAAATCCGGTTGCGACAATATTATTTTGTTACCGCTATTTCCACAGTTCACGAAGAGCTCAACTCAATCGATCATCGACCAAGCTGAGTCAGCCAATGTTGATTTGACCATCGTGAAAAATTTTTATCACGAAAAGGTTTATCAACAAATTTTGGCTGATAAGATTCAACAAGCTTGGGATGCGGATACTTATGATGAGTTGTTTTTCAGTTATCACAGTATTCCCACAGCGATGGTCAAACATGGCGACCCTTATCAAACAGAGTGTGAGGAAACGACTGAAGCAGTCTCAAAATTGTTGAATATTCCTGATGACCAGATCAAAACAGTCTATCAGTCGAAATTTGGTCCAATGCCTTGGTTAAAACCTTATTTGCGCAATGCTTTGATGCAAGCGGCACAGCTAGGAAAACGAAATATCTTAATCGTCACGCCGTCATTTGTTGCTGACTGTTTGGAAACTTTGGAAGAGGACTATGTCCAAAACTATCAAGTGTTCAAGTCCAGTGGTGGCGATAAATTTCAATTAGTGCCACCAATGAATGGGGATGCTCGATTCAGCCAATTTATCGCTGATTTAGCTACTAGAAATGAGGCTCAACATGACTGA
- a CDS encoding cupredoxin domain-containing protein gives MILTKILVLIVGLAVIGFIVWWFFGKHESAEVAADVKDNTQSIDVLVNGGYSPETVVLKKGVPAVLNFTRKDQSSCLDRVVFSDFGVNQALPINQKEEIKIDTSKAGEFQWACGMDMFHGKLIIK, from the coding sequence ATGATTTTGACAAAAATATTAGTACTGATTGTTGGATTGGCAGTTATTGGGTTTATCGTTTGGTGGTTCTTCGGCAAACATGAATCTGCTGAGGTGGCTGCTGACGTTAAAGATAATACGCAAAGTATCGACGTACTCGTCAATGGTGGTTATTCACCAGAAACGGTCGTTTTGAAAAAGGGTGTTCCGGCTGTTCTTAACTTCACTCGAAAAGATCAATCTAGTTGTTTGGATCGAGTGGTTTTTTCAGACTTCGGCGTAAACCAAGCTTTACCGATCAATCAAAAAGAAGAGATTAAGATCGATACTAGCAAGGCTGGAGAATTCCAGTGGGCTTGTGGCATGGATATGTTCCACGGAAAATTAATCATTAAATAA
- a CDS encoding cupredoxin domain-containing protein, which produces MNENVQEVKVEVAGGYKPDVVNLKKGVPAKISFTRTNDQGCLDVVHSKELGFEEDLPIDVTKTVDVPTDKAGEFSFSCGMDMFFGKVVIS; this is translated from the coding sequence ATGAACGAAAACGTACAAGAAGTAAAAGTTGAAGTTGCTGGTGGCTACAAACCAGACGTAGTTAATTTGAAAAAAGGCGTTCCTGCAAAAATTTCATTTACGAGAACTAATGACCAAGGCTGTTTGGATGTGGTTCATTCTAAAGAACTTGGATTTGAAGAGGACTTACCGATCGATGTGACTAAAACAGTAGATGTCCCAACTGATAAAGCTGGTGAATTTAGCTTTAGTTGCGGGATGGACATGTTCTTTGGGAAAGTGGTGATCTCATAA
- a CDS encoding Fic/DOC family protein → MSWIDETLQPNGTMINKLAITDSTELAEIERLIVSAKYVSIPDYRIESIDTLKKIHFWLFSDLYSWAGKFRTGDFQKGNTVFFPRERFYIAISDLNNQISEIVNSRAISKDDLAIESAGLLLDINNFHPFREGNGRTQRLFIQLLIRQMGFNFDLSRGSLNYKIYMDASINDDKKKMATMIYSGMSEL, encoded by the coding sequence ATGAGTTGGATTGATGAAACACTTCAACCTAATGGAACGATGATTAACAAACTTGCTATAACTGATTCGACAGAATTAGCTGAAATAGAGCGATTGATCGTATCTGCCAAGTATGTGTCCATACCTGATTATCGAATAGAATCAATTGATACATTGAAAAAAATTCACTTTTGGTTATTTTCAGACTTATATTCATGGGCAGGAAAGTTTAGAACAGGAGACTTTCAAAAGGGGAATACGGTGTTTTTTCCTAGAGAAAGATTTTACATAGCTATTAGTGATTTGAATAATCAAATAAGTGAAATTGTTAATTCTAGAGCGATCAGTAAGGATGATTTAGCTATAGAATCTGCTGGATTGTTATTAGACATTAATAATTTTCATCCGTTCCGCGAAGGGAATGGGAGAACTCAACGATTATTTATTCAATTGCTGATTAGACAAATGGGATTCAATTTTGATTTAAGCAGGGGATCTTTGAACTATAAGATTTACATGGATGCATCAATCAATGATGACAAAAAGAAAATGGCAACAATGATTTATAGTGGGATGAGCGAATTATAG